In Columba livia isolate bColLiv1 breed racing homer chromosome Z, bColLiv1.pat.W.v2, whole genome shotgun sequence, one DNA window encodes the following:
- the LOC102093450 gene encoding uncharacterized protein LOC102093450 isoform X2, with translation MVLRGLALAFLLVLAPLLLARGQNDLGPKDSGGPMEAEKCHKPQWDPRFIFEQDQVFYDVNEEVTMKCPEGYWSSTTEIKCMKLNPRQGSTTSRSIWLVKNVTGRWHPVEGNMTCVEVLQVVPGTLEISSTSIKLNWTCRLRDACQNMRAMCSLAVPSSPPCEAEEVKGEEILQGQAGTFTCPPLQPFTVYIVTILLPPRTILYTRHFTTKETVPDKLEKLWLDPSTGFLRWKPLPSCKGEIIGYQLNITSWRAHDGSFLEFTQVLVNQSVTQYAPPHQAPGSKYMVTVQGLTAAGAGAVSVLEFQSFFSVAGEPLGLWPGMAVTVVVVLSVLVLLSAGILWAVLSRKKKTLPKKAEEDHYTELQPYENLDNYCVIKETLLGDEDAGKGGLAGKPLPQPLPVLESSRDSQRKEKMERMFKA, from the exons AGAAATGCCATAAGCCCCAGTGGGACCCCAGGTTTATCTTTGAGCAAGACCAGGTGTTCTATGATGTCAATGAAGAGGTGACGATGAAGTGCCCCGAAGGATACTGGTCTTCTACTACAGAGATAAAATGTATGAAGCTGAACCCAAGACAAGGCTCCACGACTTCTCGCAGCATCTGGTTGGTGAAGAATGTCACAGGCCGCTGGCACCCTGTAGAGGGGAACATGACCTGTGTGG AGGTCCTCCAGGTTGTCCCTGGGACCTTGGAGATTTCCAGTACCAGCATCAAACTGAACTGGACCTGCAGGCTCCGTGATGCCTGCCAGAACATGAGGGCTATGTGCAGTTTGGcagtgccttcctcccctccctgtgAAGCTGAAGAGGTGAAGGGAGAGGAGATACTACAGGGCCAGGCAGGAACATTCACCTGTCCACCTCTGCAGCCCTTCACTGTCTACATTGTCACCATCTTACTGCCTCCCCGCACAATCCTGTACACACGACACTTCACGACAAAGGAAACAG TGCCAGACAAACTGGAGAAGCTGTGGCTGGATCCCAGCACAGGGTTCCTCAGATGGAAGCCGCTGCCCTCCTGCAAAGGGGAGATCATTGGATACCAG CTGAACATCACATCCTGGAGAGCACATGATGGCAGCTTCCTTGAGTTCACGCAGGTGCTGGTGAACCAGTCTGTCACTCAGTACGCACCGCCTCATCAGGCACCTGGAAGCAAATACATGGTGACAGTGCAGGGCCTcacagcagctggtgctggggctgtgtcAGTCCTGGAATTTCAAAGCTTCTTCTCAG TTGCAGGGGAGCCTCTGGGTCTATGGCCAGGGATGGCGGTCACAGTGGTGGTGGTGCTGTCGGTGTTGGTCCTCCTGTCTGCAGGGATCCTGTGGGCTGTGTTGTCCAG GAAAAAGAAGACCTTGCCCAAGAAAGCTGAGGAAGACCATTACACAG AGCTCCAGCCCTATGAGAACCTCGATAATTACTGTGTGATCAAGGAAACTCTGCTGGGAGACGAAGATGCAG GTAAAGGTGGCCTGGCTGGAAAGCCTTTGCCCCAGCCCTTGCCTGTCCTGGAGTCCTCACGGGACAgtcagaggaaggagaagatggAGCGGATGTTCAAGGCTTAG